One stretch of Amycolatopsis sp. NBC_00345 DNA includes these proteins:
- a CDS encoding serine hydrolase domain-containing protein — MNFSVTHWQKRLDDLRVAHHVPGASLAVLADGEIHELASGLLHRGTGVEASTGSVFQVGSITKIHTATLVMRLVDAGELDLDARVVDVLPSFATADPAATGRITVRQLLSHTSGLTCDFTHDTGRGDDCLARYVEAAAGVALDCPPGTAISYSSVGYNVLGRIVEVLTGKTWDEAVRDLLCAPLGLTHTVTLPEDVLAFRASMGHLGEPGEWPDPAPSWNPLPRSSAPYGGQLCATAADIVRLARLHLDDGVAPDGTRLLGASSVAAMQRPETDTPDHWTVSSDGWGLGWTLYDWGGISGFGHDGATIGHYAYLRVVPAAGVVVALLTNGGDARHLYESLVGELLSTLAGVELPPPFAPPAVPSTVDIGSVAGRYRREGVAITVEGRAEVPWLRYEFVDGMAGLAPAIEAELVPVSGTVFAARVAGPFSGDWMPVVFATLSTGTPCVYIGLRAAPRVVG, encoded by the coding sequence ATGAACTTCTCCGTTACGCACTGGCAGAAGCGGCTCGACGACCTGCGCGTCGCCCACCACGTTCCCGGGGCGTCGCTGGCGGTGCTGGCCGACGGCGAGATCCACGAACTGGCGAGCGGGCTGCTGCACCGCGGCACCGGCGTCGAGGCGAGCACGGGGTCGGTGTTCCAGGTCGGGTCCATCACCAAGATCCACACGGCGACGCTGGTGATGCGGCTCGTCGACGCCGGCGAGCTGGACCTCGACGCGCGGGTGGTCGACGTGCTGCCGAGCTTCGCGACCGCCGACCCCGCCGCCACCGGCCGCATCACCGTGCGGCAGCTGCTGTCCCATACGAGCGGCCTGACCTGCGACTTCACCCACGACACCGGCCGTGGGGACGACTGCCTGGCGCGCTACGTCGAGGCCGCCGCGGGTGTGGCCCTCGACTGTCCACCCGGGACGGCCATCTCCTACAGCAGCGTGGGTTACAACGTGCTCGGCCGGATCGTCGAGGTGCTCACCGGCAAGACCTGGGACGAAGCGGTGCGGGACCTGCTCTGCGCGCCGCTCGGCTTGACGCACACGGTGACGCTGCCGGAGGACGTGCTCGCCTTCCGTGCGTCGATGGGCCACCTGGGCGAGCCGGGCGAGTGGCCGGACCCGGCGCCGTCGTGGAACCCGCTGCCGCGGTCGTCCGCGCCCTACGGCGGACAGCTGTGCGCCACGGCCGCGGACATCGTCCGGCTGGCGCGCCTGCACCTGGACGATGGTGTGGCGCCGGACGGGACGCGACTGCTCGGCGCCTCGTCCGTCGCGGCGATGCAGCGGCCTGAGACGGACACGCCGGACCACTGGACGGTTTCCTCCGACGGCTGGGGCCTGGGCTGGACGTTGTACGACTGGGGCGGAATCAGCGGTTTCGGCCACGACGGCGCGACGATCGGCCACTACGCCTACCTGCGCGTCGTGCCGGCGGCCGGCGTCGTGGTGGCGCTGCTGACGAACGGCGGCGACGCGCGCCACCTGTACGAGTCCCTGGTCGGCGAACTGCTGTCCACGCTGGCGGGGGTGGAGCTGCCGCCTCCGTTCGCACCACCGGCTGTTCCCTCCACTGTGGACATCGGGTCCGTCGCGGGCCGGTACCGGCGGGAGGGGGTCGCGATCACGGTGGAGGGACGGGCCGAGGTGCCGTGGTTGCGGTACGAGTTCGTCGACGGCATGGCCGGGCTGGCGCCGGCGATCGAGGCGGAGCTGGTCCCGGTATCGGGGACGGTCTTCGCCGCCCGCGTCGCCGGGCCCTTCAGCGGCGATTGGATGCCGGTGGTGTTCGCGACGCTGAGCACGGGGACGCCGTGTGTCTACATCGGACTGCGGGCTGCGCCGAGGGTTGTGGGGTGA